Proteins from one Streptomyces sp. NBC_00289 genomic window:
- a CDS encoding acyltransferase domain-containing protein codes for MVTGSGRGQPDEQGYVEWLTEQVAERVRREVREDMPLIECGLDSVALLGLYGEAEEAFGPLPDHPLEVWPYTTIRNLARRLAGRDRAERSDGRIRTAFVFTGQGCQHPRMTDGLHRHCTAYRHHLGEADEALAPHLGRSVVALVRDGDPLIHQTELAQPALFAVGYALAMTLLEEGVRPVAVLGHGVGEFAAATVGGALPLAAAAELVASRGAFMQHLPVGGGMMATCADPFEAAEAATLEPGVSIGAINAARATVLSGDIAGLERARRRLADIGIASTFLKVTHAFHSPLMEPVAPRLEALARRMPTTAPAIPYYSTVYGREYDGPLDAAYWARQITSPVRFADAARALLAEQRPSHVVEIGPKAALTPFLRRMGGTRGPRCLPVCRGPHSNAVDLAGILSALNAGPLANDENTTL; via the coding sequence ATGGTGACTGGATCGGGGCGAGGTCAGCCGGACGAGCAGGGCTATGTCGAGTGGCTCACGGAACAGGTCGCCGAGCGCGTCCGCCGGGAAGTGCGCGAGGACATGCCGCTGATCGAGTGCGGCCTGGACTCCGTGGCCCTGCTGGGCCTGTACGGCGAGGCGGAGGAGGCGTTCGGCCCGCTGCCGGACCATCCCCTGGAGGTCTGGCCGTACACCACGATCCGCAACCTCGCCCGTCGGCTGGCCGGCCGGGACCGCGCGGAGCGGTCCGACGGCCGGATCCGCACCGCGTTCGTGTTCACCGGCCAGGGCTGTCAGCATCCGCGGATGACGGACGGCCTGCACCGGCACTGCACGGCGTACCGCCACCACCTCGGTGAGGCGGACGAGGCGCTGGCGCCGCATCTGGGGCGTTCCGTGGTGGCGTTGGTGCGCGACGGCGACCCGCTGATCCACCAGACCGAGCTCGCCCAGCCGGCGCTGTTCGCCGTCGGGTACGCCCTGGCGATGACGCTGCTGGAGGAGGGCGTACGGCCGGTCGCCGTGCTGGGACACGGCGTCGGGGAGTTCGCGGCGGCCACCGTGGGCGGTGCGCTGCCGCTGGCGGCGGCCGCCGAACTGGTGGCGTCGCGGGGGGCGTTCATGCAGCACCTGCCGGTCGGCGGCGGCATGATGGCGACCTGCGCCGACCCGTTCGAGGCCGCCGAGGCGGCGACGCTGGAGCCGGGGGTGTCCATCGGCGCGATCAACGCGGCGCGGGCGACCGTGCTGTCCGGTGACATCGCGGGCCTGGAGCGGGCGCGTCGGCGCCTCGCGGACATCGGCATCGCCAGCACCTTCCTGAAGGTGACGCACGCCTTCCACTCCCCGCTGATGGAACCCGTGGCCCCGCGCCTGGAGGCACTGGCCCGCCGGATGCCCACCACGGCACCCGCGATCCCGTACTACTCGACGGTGTACGGCCGCGAGTACGACGGCCCGCTGGACGCCGCGTACTGGGCACGTCAGATCACCTCACCGGTACGGTTCGCCGACGCGGCCCGCGCCCTGCTCGCCGAGCAACGCCCGAGCCACGTCGTCGAGATCGGCCCCAAAGCGGCCCTCACCCCGTTCCTGCGCCGCATGGGCGGCACCCGGGGCCCCCGCTGCCTCCCCGTATGCCGCGGCCCCCACAGCAACGCGGTGGACCTGGCCGGCATCCTCTCCGCCCTCAACGCCGGCCCCTTGGCCAACGACGAGAACACCACCCTGTAG
- a CDS encoding DNA-binding response regulator, translating to MLSVRILLAEDVHMIRGALVALLELEQDLQVVASVDRGDLIVKTALEVRPDVAVIDIDLPGTDGLTAAAELRVRVPECRSLILTSLGRPGTLRRAMSAQVSGFLLKDSPPDRLAQAVRTVAGGGRVVDPELALSAWEAPDNPLSPRETQVLRLAARGADAAEIAEQLFLTPGTVRNYLTAIVDKLHARNRVDAIRIAEEAGWVP from the coding sequence ATGCTGTCGGTGAGGATCCTGCTTGCCGAGGACGTGCACATGATCCGGGGCGCCCTGGTGGCTCTGCTGGAACTGGAACAGGATCTGCAGGTGGTCGCCTCGGTGGACCGGGGAGACCTCATCGTGAAGACCGCGTTGGAGGTACGGCCCGACGTCGCCGTCATCGACATCGACCTGCCCGGCACCGACGGGCTCACCGCGGCGGCCGAACTGCGCGTCAGAGTGCCCGAGTGCCGCAGCCTGATTCTCACCAGCCTCGGCCGTCCCGGGACCCTGCGCCGGGCGATGTCGGCGCAGGTCTCCGGCTTCCTGCTGAAGGACTCGCCGCCGGACCGGCTCGCCCAGGCGGTACGGACCGTCGCCGGGGGCGGGCGGGTCGTCGATCCCGAACTCGCCCTCAGCGCGTGGGAGGCGCCGGACAACCCGCTGTCGCCGCGCGAGACGCAGGTGCTGCGGCTGGCGGCGCGGGGCGCTGACGCGGCGGAGATCGCGGAGCAGTTGTTTCTGACGCCGGGGACTGTGCGGAACTATCTGACGGCGATCGTCGACAAGCTGCATGCGCGGAATCGGGTCGACGCGATTCGGATCGCGGAGGAGGCGGGGTGGGTCCCGTAG
- a CDS encoding TOMM precursor leader peptide-binding protein translates to MSGAERSALGPFVAFKRHVRTETAHGEAVFVLSDKDVTSLRGAGVGTLASLLDGSRTLPELLREAAAAMPVDEAGRLLGRLAQANLVGYRPDGRRAEEAGAEGRSAEAYWDRAGLEGTAAQEQVRGTPVALFTVGDVDDAEAHAACRGAGLSTVPAGTDAPFALVLCEDYLHPQLRSLAARLRGRGRPWLLARPFGAEPWTGPVFAPGGEGPCWECLAHRLRAHRRAELEVQRALGLDGPVPRPAPSLAAVRALGLHSAALEAAKWLAGLRCPEQRAVCALDSLTLRSTHHPVARRPQCPDCGDPALVAERTRRPVVPVSRPKAAGGGSNDRALSADQMLERNRHLVGQLTGIVTDIRPLPGMPEGMYAYDSGPNLALRAQAPAGVRRVLRARSGGKGATAAEARASALGEAVERYCASRQGDELTVRDSCAALGDRAVHPNTYQLFHQRQFAERDRWNAVHGSFHQVGRPFDTTAPTDWTPVWSLTGGTHRLLPTSTLYFDTSPGGAADGLWADSNGNAAGSSLEDAVVQGFLELVERDAVAVWWYNRLRLPAVDLDSFDEPWLAGLRDAFDRAGRTVWALDLTTDLGVPVVAAVSRPAGDAEPDFVCGFGAHFEPRLALRRALTEAAQLLPAPQPMPGGTELAQPQLVPDPGQSARGPGDWPAFRRHDDLLSDIEHIRALVTRHGMELLVLDQTRPDVGIAVVKVLVPGLRPFYARFAPGRLYDVPVHLGHRSRPLVFEELNPVPLPV, encoded by the coding sequence GTGAGCGGGGCGGAAAGATCCGCCCTCGGCCCCTTCGTGGCGTTCAAGCGCCACGTGCGGACCGAAACCGCGCACGGTGAGGCCGTGTTCGTCCTGTCCGACAAGGACGTGACGTCGCTCCGGGGGGCCGGGGTGGGGACCCTGGCCTCCCTGCTGGACGGCAGCCGTACGCTCCCCGAGCTGCTGCGGGAGGCCGCGGCCGCCATGCCCGTGGACGAGGCCGGGCGGCTGCTGGGCCGGCTGGCCCAGGCCAACCTGGTCGGATACCGGCCCGACGGCCGGCGCGCGGAGGAAGCCGGCGCCGAGGGACGGTCCGCGGAGGCCTACTGGGACCGTGCCGGTCTCGAGGGCACCGCGGCCCAGGAGCAGGTCCGCGGCACCCCGGTGGCCTTGTTCACCGTCGGCGACGTGGACGACGCGGAGGCGCACGCCGCCTGCCGGGGGGCCGGCCTCAGCACCGTACCGGCCGGCACCGACGCGCCCTTCGCGCTGGTGCTGTGCGAGGACTACCTGCATCCCCAGCTCCGTTCCCTGGCCGCGCGTCTGCGCGGCCGGGGGCGGCCCTGGCTGCTGGCCAGGCCGTTCGGGGCCGAGCCCTGGACCGGACCGGTGTTCGCGCCGGGCGGGGAGGGGCCCTGCTGGGAGTGCCTGGCGCACCGGCTGCGCGCGCACCGGCGGGCGGAGCTGGAGGTGCAGCGGGCGCTCGGGCTGGACGGACCGGTGCCGAGGCCCGCGCCCTCGCTGGCCGCCGTACGTGCTCTGGGGCTGCACAGTGCGGCCCTGGAGGCGGCCAAGTGGCTGGCGGGACTGCGGTGTCCGGAGCAGCGGGCGGTGTGCGCGCTGGACAGCCTGACGCTGCGCAGCACCCATCATCCGGTGGCCAGGCGCCCGCAGTGCCCGGACTGCGGTGACCCGGCGCTGGTGGCCGAGCGGACCCGGCGCCCGGTGGTGCCGGTCTCCAGACCCAAGGCGGCCGGCGGCGGCAGCAACGACCGGGCGCTGTCCGCCGATCAGATGCTGGAGCGCAACCGCCATCTCGTCGGGCAGCTCACCGGCATCGTGACCGACATCCGGCCGCTGCCCGGGATGCCCGAGGGGATGTACGCCTACGACTCCGGCCCCAACCTCGCGCTGCGCGCGCAGGCGCCGGCCGGGGTGAGGCGGGTGCTCCGGGCGCGCAGCGGGGGCAAGGGCGCGACGGCGGCGGAGGCACGGGCCAGCGCGCTGGGTGAGGCGGTGGAACGTTACTGCGCCTCTCGCCAGGGCGACGAGCTGACCGTCCGGGACAGCTGTGCCGCACTGGGCGACCGGGCCGTCCACCCCAACACCTACCAGCTGTTCCACCAGCGGCAGTTCGCCGAACGGGACCGCTGGAACGCCGTGCACGGCTCCTTCCACCAGGTCGGCCGGCCCTTCGACACCACGGCGCCCACCGACTGGACACCGGTCTGGTCGCTCACCGGCGGCACCCACCGGCTGCTGCCCACCTCCACCCTGTACTTCGACACCTCGCCCGGCGGCGCCGCCGACGGGCTGTGGGCCGACTCCAACGGCAACGCGGCGGGCAGCAGCCTGGAGGACGCCGTGGTCCAGGGGTTCCTGGAGCTGGTCGAGCGGGACGCGGTCGCCGTGTGGTGGTACAACCGGCTGCGGCTGCCCGCCGTCGACCTCGACTCGTTCGACGAGCCGTGGCTCGCCGGGCTGCGGGACGCCTTCGACCGGGCCGGCCGTACGGTGTGGGCGCTCGACCTCACCACCGACCTCGGCGTACCCGTCGTGGCCGCCGTGTCCAGGCCCGCGGGCGACGCGGAGCCCGACTTCGTGTGCGGCTTCGGGGCACACTTCGAGCCACGGCTCGCGTTGCGCCGGGCGCTCACCGAGGCCGCCCAACTGCTTCCGGCGCCACAGCCGATGCCCGGCGGGACCGAACTCGCACAGCCCCAACTCGTGCCGGATCCCGGGCAGTCGGCCCGAGGCCCCGGCGACTGGCCGGCCTTCAGGCGGCATGACGACCTGCTCTCGGACATCGAGCACATCCGCGCACTGGTGACCAGGCACGGCATGGAACTGCTGGTCCTCGACCAGACCCGGCCGGATGTCGGGATCGCGGTGGTGAAGGTGCTGGTGCCCGGACTACGGCCGTTCTATGCCAGGTTCGCTCCCGGGCGGCTGTACGACGTACCGGTACATCTCGGCCATCGAAGCCGTCCCCTCGTGTTCGAGGAACTGAACCCCGTTCCACTGCCCGTCTAG
- a CDS encoding BTAD domain-containing putative transcriptional regulator has protein sequence MEIKVLGSLAAHERGVPVVPTAAKPRQLLALLALHGDRVVTVPTLMEEIWGENVPRSASTTLQTYILQLRRKIAAALVDEPAMDAKDVLVTRLGGYLLRVQPGQVDAHEFERLADHGRAAYDVADYRTASDLLRRALGLWQGPALVDVPAGSVLELEVLRLNEERTTALERRIESDLRLGRHAEVVPELRVLAARHPLHEGFCAQLMRALHHTGGSWRALEAYQRLRGSLVRELGLEPSAALRGLHQAVLSGDPDRVLHPATAD, from the coding sequence ATGGAGATCAAAGTCCTGGGGTCGCTCGCCGCACACGAGCGCGGGGTCCCGGTGGTGCCCACCGCCGCCAAGCCTCGCCAGTTGCTGGCGCTGCTCGCCCTGCACGGCGACCGCGTGGTCACCGTACCCACGCTGATGGAGGAGATCTGGGGCGAGAACGTGCCCCGCAGCGCCTCCACCACCCTGCAGACGTACATCCTCCAGCTCCGCCGGAAGATCGCCGCGGCCCTGGTGGACGAGCCGGCGATGGACGCCAAGGACGTCCTGGTCACCCGGCTCGGCGGCTACCTCCTGCGGGTCCAGCCCGGCCAGGTCGACGCCCACGAGTTCGAACGGCTCGCGGACCACGGCCGGGCCGCCTACGACGTGGCCGACTACCGCACGGCCTCGGACCTGCTGCGCCGCGCTCTGGGCCTGTGGCAGGGCCCGGCCCTGGTCGACGTACCGGCCGGCTCGGTGCTGGAACTGGAGGTGCTGCGCCTCAACGAGGAACGCACCACCGCCCTGGAGCGGCGCATCGAGTCCGACCTGCGGCTCGGCCGGCACGCCGAGGTGGTTCCGGAGCTGCGCGTGCTGGCCGCCCGCCACCCCCTGCACGAGGGCTTCTGCGCCCAGCTGATGCGCGCCCTGCACCACACCGGAGGCAGCTGGCGGGCGCTCGAGGCCTACCAGCGGCTGCGCGGCTCCCTGGTGCGCGAGCTGGGCCTTGAGCCCTCCGCCGCGCTGCGGGGACTGCACCAGGCGGTGCTGTCCGGCGACCCGGACCGCGTGCTGCACCCGGCCACCGCGGACTGA
- a CDS encoding sensor histidine kinase gives MRSPVTGAKRQGNRTEVPAPRLAQGISITVISGFGVITMLNVRNAVSGGVQLGLCVGAVLVLYALQFMVTSSGARRWSPRRRALALCLQASLTFVPMVWVGIAWGSMAGPLGGSILLLLPPRLAWPCYGAVTLTILAWSSQSSGVHALEVGYFTISTALTGLVIFGLTRLTDLVREVHAARAEMARMAVTQERLRFARDLHDLLGYSLSTITLKSELIHRLIPANPERARDEVAGVLGVSRQALADVRLVASGYREMSLETEAAAVAEVMAAADVQVETDIACGRLHPLVDTVLATALREGVTNILRHSKVQSCGIAAAVEGETVRLTLVNDGVVVQEKPAAGLGSGSGLGNLRTRLTEIGGRLAAGTTEAGHFRLVAEAPLRPDTTDTTGAAGTGEPSVSVA, from the coding sequence ATGCGGAGCCCTGTCACGGGGGCGAAACGGCAGGGGAACCGGACCGAGGTTCCCGCGCCGCGGCTGGCTCAAGGCATCAGCATCACCGTCATCTCGGGATTCGGCGTCATCACGATGCTGAACGTCCGCAACGCGGTCTCGGGAGGCGTCCAGCTGGGCCTGTGCGTCGGTGCCGTACTGGTTCTCTACGCCCTTCAGTTCATGGTCACCTCGTCGGGCGCCCGGCGGTGGTCCCCCCGCCGCCGGGCACTCGCGCTCTGCCTCCAGGCCTCGCTCACGTTCGTGCCCATGGTGTGGGTCGGCATCGCCTGGGGAAGCATGGCGGGTCCGCTCGGCGGATCGATTCTGCTGCTGCTTCCGCCGCGGCTCGCCTGGCCCTGCTACGGCGCCGTCACGCTGACGATCCTCGCCTGGTCCTCGCAGTCCTCGGGCGTACACGCCCTGGAAGTCGGCTACTTCACGATCTCCACCGCCCTGACCGGGCTGGTCATATTCGGACTGACCCGCCTCACCGACCTGGTCCGCGAAGTGCACGCCGCACGCGCCGAGATGGCCAGGATGGCGGTGACCCAGGAGCGGCTGCGGTTCGCCCGTGACCTGCACGACCTGCTGGGCTACAGCCTGTCCACCATCACGCTCAAGAGCGAGCTGATCCACCGGCTCATCCCGGCCAACCCCGAACGGGCCCGCGACGAGGTGGCGGGAGTGCTCGGTGTCTCCCGCCAGGCGCTCGCCGACGTACGCCTCGTGGCCAGCGGCTACCGGGAGATGTCGCTGGAGACCGAGGCGGCCGCGGTCGCCGAGGTGATGGCCGCGGCGGACGTCCAGGTCGAGACGGACATCGCCTGCGGCAGGCTGCACCCGCTCGTGGACACCGTGCTCGCCACTGCCCTTCGGGAGGGCGTCACGAATATCCTCAGGCACAGCAAGGTCCAGTCGTGCGGGATCGCGGCCGCTGTGGAGGGCGAGACGGTGCGTCTGACGCTGGTCAACGACGGTGTGGTGGTCCAGGAGAAGCCCGCCGCGGGCCTCGGCAGCGGCAGCGGGCTCGGCAACCTGCGCACCCGGCTCACCGAGATCGGCGGCAGGCTGGCCGCGGGAACCACCGAGGCGGGACACTTCCGGCTGGTGGCCGAGGCGCCCCTCAGGCCCGACACCACGGACACCACCGGCGCCGCGGGCACCGGCGAGCCGAGCGTGTCCGTGGCGTGA